The Cryptomeria japonica chromosome 2, Sugi_1.0, whole genome shotgun sequence region ACGTCATAGGAGACGCTGATGTAAATTTAGTGTATACGATATAGAGGGTTATGTTGTTCTCTTCtaacacatatatatatgtttgtggtCTACAAAAAATATACGTGTGAAGTCAAGATATTACAATTGTTGTGTAATTTATAAAGATCATTTGTTGTGCATCTTCACCCAGCAATTTATATATAAGCAAATTGATTATACTAGAAGGATCGAGTGACTAAAGGAGGAATTAATAACCTCAACACTTTCATCTAGCAAATGAAGGTAAGCATCCTTGAAGCATCTCCTTGACTAATTCAAAGCATGTGCACAAAGTTTTAATGCTCAACTTACACCCGCTCAATGCTATAACCCTCGACTAAGCTTATATCTAGCTACGTCGTCTTAATCCACTCTAGAAGTGTGATGTCCCAAACTAAATATTTTGACCATTTGGCATTTTTTAATAATGCTGCACAAATTCTAGCACGCCATGATCACCCAAATCCTAGACTACACATTGTTTATTCTAGTGACAATCTTTTCAAAAATTATAAAACCTATAACATTTTTTGACAGAAAATCACACAATTTACATTATCAATAATAAACTCTTAATAATGGTGCAACCtcagttggcctagtggtggagaacttgtgctcttgaaagaaagGTCACAAGATCAAATCCCACAAGGGCAATCCCACAAAGGAGTAGgatatgtacaccttatcggcttcagcCCGTTACCGATCAAAAAACAAAACTCTTAATAATGGAAAATGAAGAAGAAATCATTTTTATAATTTTCTAAATATTGTAAACcagatattaattaaaattaataatctaCAAAAACAACCAACCAAACATGAAGTAGCTATGACTCCACTTGCAGAGCAAATACCAGCAACTCAAAGAAATTCCCAAATCACATGTACGATAGCATTAAGACTTACATGCCACCCCAAATGCAAACAGAATAATTGCGATTCATAATGTATAGTAGAGCAACATTAAAAGGTCCGTATGCTAACTATGATCCCTTTTGCTAACTATACGACAGTTGATTACAAGAAACTTCCCACCCATAATCGATACAGCCTCCTCAAATAGTATAGCTAGTTAATTACAAAGGCTGCAACCAATATATTGTACTCAACAATCTCAAATTCAAAAGATTGATTAATTTACTATTGCACAACAAatagaaaatgattgaaaatatCAGCAAAACCAAAACAACACAATGCAATTTTGCACAACAAGAAAGATATAATTAGGGAACTATTCATATACATAACAAAGTTTTCATCATTAAAtccatttgttaaaaaaaaatcgtATTaagacaattaaaaaaataaaaaataaaaaataaacttctaTTCCCAGCTCCTCCTTCAataagatctgagagaaaaaataattgaaaattatattttcttttcttttcgctCGACAAAAATTATTTGAGTAGTGTCTAAAATGACCTTTCAATAAAACATTACTTTTGGCCCTTATATCCTTCTGGCCACTTTATTGACCTTATtttgaaaacaacttttaaatTAGCTTTTTAAAAAGTTTAAAGTAACTAAGACATTTAAGAACAATTTTTAAATTATCATTTTAAGAAGTTATAAAGTAACTAAGACAAATTtaagttattatttttaaaatattactcATCATTCCAAGAAAAAGGCTAAGGTGCTCCTAATTATCTTTGCTTAAAAAAGAGGACATGACACAAAAGCTCAATTTTAAACCATGAAAATATCTCTCATCCCTTTATGGCAAATGACTTTTTTATCATCCATACTCGAACCATGTCCAACAAACAAATAACTTTCCAGGTCTCGAAAAATGACTCATTGTTTGACCTTTAATTATCAAAAGCATCACCATAACATGATTAGGTTTTGCCTGTAGCCTTCTTGCAACCTCAAAAATCGTTCATCATACTTAGCTTTGGCTAAATTTTATCAGATGAGCATAACAATCGCTAGCTGTTATCTTCATTTACTTCCATCACATAATAAACGCTCAACATATCACACCACCACTTTTTTCTAAAATAGCATGAGCGCCATGTCCTTAAAGTGACATACTTAATTAGCAAAATTTTCCATCTTCAAAAAACAAATCACCCAACACCCACCCCTATACTTGCTCTTCTCAGATATGGAGAGCTTTTATGCTTTATACTATAGATGGACATCTGTTCTATGTTTCCTATCTTTTATGAACCTAATCACAAGGAATTGTGCACCTTTTCTATCTCCTTAACACCAAACCTTACTTTCGTGATTGAGTTCcctaatataattttttatttccttttcaaaatttgaGCTAATCATTTAAGCAATGGAATCATATAAATCTGTTTCCAATGTATGCATGCAAAACTTTGAAGGAGGGTCAACCCCCTCAGAAATAATTTATTATTTGAGAGTTTCTAAATAGCCATCCCCTACAAAAATCTTAATTTCAATCAATAATCACAACTCCAGCAAACTATGAGATTGAAAAAAGGCAATTTCTTGTACCAAGCACTCTACTTATACCCCAATGTGAACCGACAAATAGCTCTCTAATGAAGTTCAACTGTTTACTTCACATAAGAGGCATCTCTTGAGCTATATTTTCTTGTCAACATTGGGAATTTCTAAATGAAACTGTTCCCACATAAATTCATAACATTGCGAGATTCTTCAATTAAGTTCACACAAATTTAAAATATACTACATTCCCATCCATGTTGATGACTCACCTGACAATTTTCTTTGCATCTTTACAAGGAGAAAAAATGTCCCTACATACGATAAATAACTTATTTGAAAAAGTATAACTGCAATAGTTATTAATAATTTTGATAACCTTCTCTTCCAACCAAATATGATGCTTGTCTGGCAATAAAGCAACAAATTCAAAATTGACTGCCATGGGTCTGCCAGAGGCAGATGTGGTCAAGGACATTGTTTTGCCACAGGTGGCTCAAATTATGCAAGTGCCCTTTAACAAATAGCACAAATTTAGAAACATTTGTATGTAATATTCAATCTTACCTTTAGCAGGAGTTTTTGGCAAAGGATGGGTACATAACACTCAAGTTGGTCTCGCTTGGGAAAATAATTTTACATCTCCTTGCAGCATCTTACAGACTTCTAGTACTTGGCCACAGTGAGAAGTGATTGTACACCTGTCGTCAGTGACATACACATCTCCTACAACTTGAGACATCATGAGAAGTGTCTAGTTGTCTCAATACAAACTTTCTAACATAATTTGATCCAAAACTCCTATTTGACTGGAGGAAACAAATGAAATTGCATAACCTGCGCATTCATCATGTTTGTACACCCAAGTTAGTTAGAGCTAAGTCAAAAGCTATACATAAAACCTAGATACATGATTGTGTTGATCGTTGAATAAATTTAGAAAGGAGATCTGAAAAGGATACCTCTTTCATAGGGAATGGAAACGGATACCTCTTTCCCACATTTATTGTTACAAATCTGTCAAACACAAACTACAAATCTTGAGTTTCCCCTTATTACAAGAACTGTCAGGTCACCTTGAACTGAATGAATGAATCTAAGCTACTTAGGACATACCTCTTCACAACTATATTGTAAGGACCAGCCAAACACAAAAATGGAGCTGTTTGACATCTCACACTTAACTTGATGAATGTGCACTCCAATGATGTAAAAAATTTTTGCTCGCTTCATAAGTAGACCAACAAATGGCTGCTGCAGGTGCATGAAACAACATCCTAGGTTTCAACCCTCTTAATAAAGCTGTAGGTCCCTCTTTTGACACTATTGTCTGTACAACATTGCCAATTGAACTACTCGTAAATTTGTCTGCTCCACATacaccctgcacaaaacaaaatactCTCAAATCATAACAATGAAAATTTCAGTACTACGTGCATGAAAGAtgttaaaattataaaaattgccCAAACAGCAACCTTCCTGAGGCATGTAACAACTTTTGTCTACCAGACACTTACTTATGATCAAAAAGGAGGTGTCGGTGAGAAATTTCAAATGAAGTTCAACCGACTTGGTATCAAATGCAACAGATTGCTTTTGTTTAAACTTTAAACCATATGCAGATCATTAAACCAAGTGTTGCAACTAAGGATCAATAATATCTACAAAAATAAGATATGTAACTAAGCTGAAAAGAATAAGCCTGAATAAGAAATGCTAGCATGAAATGTTCTGAACTTTGAAAAAATAATTGCAGTTACTTTTAGTCAATACAAATAAAGGAATGCCAAAGCCTATAAAGGGTTATATGGTTGGTCCAACTTCTAGTAAAAAATGTCCATTTCTAATCAAACAAGGATATTCTTATATTAAATTAAAGCAACCATGATAAAGGCTCGCATAACATTAAAAAAATCAACTGATTTGAAGATGACATTTATAATGATATCTCAGGTTGAATTCACATGAGTTGACGTGCCTATATCAGAATAAATGCACCCTCCTCAAGATCCTAACTTCTAAAACCTCACTCACAAAGTTATGCTCTTTTGCATAAGACAACGAAAAAAATTACCAGCTTGACACTGCAGCCGAGTCTCAAGTACATCAATGGGTGTTGATGATTAATTTTTTAGTTACTTCTAGTCAATTATAGTCATGTAATAGTTGCTTTTAGTCAATACAAATAAAGGAATGCCAAAAGCCCATAAAGAGTGATATGGTCCAGCTTCTAGTAAACAGTGCCTATTTCTGACAAAAAAAGGGTTAATTTATAATTCAAGCAGCCATTATAAAGACTCCAGTGATATTTATTATGTCATCTCAGGTGATAGTTAGTACTTTGGGTTCTCATGGGTCCACGTGCCTATTTCAGACTAAATGCATCCTTTTCACTTTTAACCTCTATAACGTTACTCCAAAGGTTATGTTcatatgcataagaaagaaagaaaaacctTATGAACCTGACATTGCAGCCAAGTCTCGACAACATCAAAGGGAGTTGATAAATAATTGTAGTTACTTTTAGGCAATACATATTACAAATAAAGGAATGCCAACCCCCAGAGAGAATTCTATGGTCCAACTTCTAGTAAACAGTACCAATTTCTGACAAAACAATGCTAATCTGATATTGAATAACCATGATAAAGGCTCACATGACAAAAAAAAAAGGCAACGTGTTTGTAGGAGatatttattatgtcatttcaGGTGATAGTACGTACTTCAAGTTCTCATGGGTTAATACGCCTGTAGCAGAATAAATGTGCACTTCTCAAAATTCCCAACTTTTAAAACCTTACAAAGTTATGTTCATGTGCATATGACGGAAAAAAACTTATGGAACTGACACTGCAGCAAAGTCTTAACTACGTCGGAGGGTGTTGATAAATAATTCCAGTTACTTCTAAGTTCTAGGCAATACAAATAAAGGAATGTCACCCTATAAAGGGTTTATATGATCCAACTTCTTGTAAACAGTGCCGACTTCTGACAAAAAAGGCTGACATAATATCAGAAGCAACCATGATAAAGGCTCACAGGACATTAAAAAAGTAACTGACTTGTATGTGATAATTATCATGTCATCTCAGATGATAGTACTTTGAGTTCTCATGGGTTGGCATGCACACATCACAATAAGAGCACCCTTCCCAAGCTActaaattcaaaaatttcactcacaaaaactcaaagttATGTTCATTTCATCAGACAAGGAAAAAACTTACAGACCTGACACTGCAACCGAGTTTTGACTACATCAAAGGGTGTTGTTATAGCACTTGCTAAAGCTCCAGCTGTCCCTCCTGCCATTATGTGAACAAGAAGATTCTCCTCACTTGCACTCTCTGGTGATATTCCACTTAAAACTTTCTTCATTGCCTCATAAGTTGCAAAATGCACGGCAGTGAAGGGGGCATTCATGACTACTGTAGTCCTATACGAAACATAAAAAGCCCTTATTCCTTCCTCCCTAAAAATTCTGGTAATGCAATCCATAACTCCTCTATATGGACTGCTCCTGAGTTGTAACCTTTGCTTAACCACATCCATAGGTGTTAAGACTGCATCACTTGCAGTTGTGGCAATTACCCCAGATGCTGCATGTGCCAAAGGATGGTGTCCAGGTTTATTGCCTCCGAGCTTTTCTTTGCATACCTCATATACTGAAAAATATACAGCATGAGCCGGTCCTGCTCCCAAGCCCATTGCTCCTATACCTCTGTAAAGACCAAAGGGTCCTTCTTTTCTCACAATTGACAAAAAGGATTTCCCCACGCCTGAATGGTAAGAGCCACCTGCACTTGCCAACATCTGCATGCGTGTTTTCAAAGTGTCAACTGGAAACATAGCCATATGTTCAACCATTCCAGCAACAGATCCTGCCAACATGAATTGACCAAAACTCAGTCCATCATGCAAATTTTCTCCCAACTGTTCCTTTACTGGGATGGACCTCTCCTCATCATAGCTCGTTGAAGCTTTCTGTTCACCGTGCTTAAGTAAAATCTGCTTCCTCAGCTCTGATGCTGTTTCTGCCATAACCAACTTGGTAATTCCCTCTATACAAACAGTAGTGCTGGAATCAAAAGACAAAAGATATCAATCATACAAGCAGGTTAATAGTATACAATGATAGCATCCACAAGTTCCAGGGAATGCCAAGCAGCAAAGAGAGAaccttttcaaaatttaattttgtaaCTCAAAAGAAAAGTTTAAGCAGCCATCAAAATAAAAATAGATGGAATTAAAAGGATCCAAATGTTAACATGGAATGACTGAAATGAAAAACTAAGCTTAAGGGTGCAGGTAATAATGAGAATAAAATTcaacagatttaaaaaaaaaaaaataccaattaaataaaactaaaactaaatttcAAAATTGTTAAAACGTTTAAATAATTAAACCAGTCACAAAATGTAAATAACAACATCACCAAACCAGATGCGGCTAGTCAAAGCCTTCATACTTGCCAATAGATATATCATTTTACAATTCCAAGTCTTTCAACATCGGAGCATTAAAAAACTCAGATATCCCTCCAAAAAGTATTGAGAGCAGTATTTCAGTTGTGCGTGCCCTTAAGAAAAAGAAATGGTCAAAACTTAAGAACTAGAAAAGCTCTTTAAAAAGAGTTGTGATGCAACAGTGTCCCCACAATTTGACCAGAGTTGATCAAATTTGTTTTTCTTTGGCTAGTAATTAAAATAGAGTTCTTAACAAGGCAAGGAGGCTAAAGGTCAGATTTTTTCTGTGAGATGTTATTTTTGACATTACATATGGTAAAGTCCCCTTTTTGACCAGCAAACAGTGAGCTATTGGTAGTTGACATTGATTGAGGTTGACTAGATCCTGTCAGCTATTAGATTTAGTTAGTATTTAGTTGGTCTTTTACTTTTAGACACATCAGTTAAATAAGGGACGCTGCAGTTATTCCATTAGTTATCTTTAGTTATCTTTAGTTAAATAAGGAATCAGCTTCAGTTAAATAAGGATTCATGCAATCAGTTATCTCCCTGATTAGTTGGGGagtatttgtttgttttgtttgttagtTAGCATTAAATGTGGGATTAATTCCCACAATTTGTGATTTCTTGAATTGAAGATTATATAGGTTGCGCTGGGAAGAGAGACGGCATCACTGACTATTACAAACAAAAATACTTAATTCTGTTTACAGAAATTGGACACTGCTACAGCAACTAGTTGCTTAAGACAAAATCCTAGGCTTTACCAAATCAGCTCTCATGAGGACAGAAACCATCTGAGACATTCAGTAGTATAGGTTGGCATCAAGGTTATTCCAAGGCATTCAGCAGTGCAAGGCAACAGCAAGGTCATTCTGAGGTCTTCAGCAGTACCAGACAGAAGCAAGGATTATGCAAAGAGATTAGTATCGGTGAATAGTATCAATTTGTTCTATTTTCTTGAGCATATGTATCTAGTTTTACTTTCTCTGTATTTAGACTAGTTATTACAATCTTTTTTGGGCTTACTTCTATGTATTTAGATTgggatattatagtggtatcaaagaTGTATTATTCCCAGCCTGTGGGAaaacaaacaatatatatattataaaaataaatgaacTGTCCACCAAGGAAAACCCAAAACTTTCAGACTTTTGCACTGCGTGTCAACAAGCACCAGGATTGTTACAACATCAGCCAGTGGCAGGGAAATGACATATCAGCTGCAGGGATGGAGTCCCTCTGGGCTGGGCAGCAAGAGCTCATTCAAAATATGCAATTTAAAGAACACAATAATACTCCTCCGGGCAGTGATGCCAAGACAAAAACCCAAATACTCAATCAAAATCAGCTACAGGTACAAGTCTACCCAAGGTCAGAATTTTTGCAAAAAGAAGTAAGGACACAGAACAAAGACATGGACAGAGAGCAAGAAAAATATGTGGATGCATGTAGAATATGGGGCCAAGAGTGCAAAACTTTAGGCAGATAAAAGCTTTCCAAACTAAAATCCGAAACGAAAAATGCAAGTAAAAGCTTTCCAAACAGGCCTCAAAAAACCTACAAAGCAAGCTAGGAAAGCTCGCTGTCCCCTCATTCAATGGGTCCAACTACACTTCAACTAAAGTGAAGATCCAAAAGCTGAAAACATTTTTCATTGAGCCCAATGTATGAAGAAGCAATCATTTGCAATTGTTCACCTAGAAGGGGTTGTATAAGAATGGTAGTATCATGGCCTATTAACTCAAGGGCACAGCTGTATCAATACCTATGAGGAATTTTGTGAGAAATTGACAGAAGATTTACAAGGCAAGACTCTAAATAGCATTTCTAGGATCTCACACGGCTACACCATCAATGCTTAGTGGATGATTATGCGGTTGAATTTCAAAGGATAGCAGTAATGGTACATTATGTATCAAAAAGGCACCTAGTGTTACTTTTCATGCAAAAGAAGAAAGAGCCCCTCAAAGGTCTAGTTAAGACCCCTGGCCCAAATTCATTATAGGCAGTCATCAAAAGGGCCTTCATATTGGAACCGTTGACATTGTAGaccacaacacataatcaatcctttCAAAAGTTTACCATTAGAGGTGTGGTAAAAGAGCACCATTGCAGCAAAATAGGACACGGCATAAATCTTTTCCACAAAATTTGGGGGCTACACCCTCTCAACCCATTGGTCAACAGGAGAGAGTTTGCAACTGAGAGAGATGACTTGCAATGAGATGCAGACAAAACAGTTATGCTTTAACTGTAAAATAGTTGGAACTTGACACACAAGTACTTGGGAAAGGGGCAGGTGCATTTGATAGAGATATACTCCAATGATAATGTCACTTGAGGTAGAGGGTGTGGCGAAGCATGAGGTATCACCAATAGACATGGTAATATAAGGTCTTCCATCACCAGAGGGATGATGTCACTTGAGAGTGGAGTAATATTCTCAATCACCTAGCCTTATCTTGCATGCGGCAAGCAATATCAGGTCTTGTAACATCCCCTTTTTGACCCACAAACAATAAGCTGTCAGTATTTGACATGGATTGGGGTTGATCAGATACCGTGAACTGTTAGATTTAGTTACTATTTTATTTAATCAACTAGTTTTAGTTGTGTCAATTAAATAAATGACGCTGGAGTTATTCCATTAGTTATTGTCAATTAAATAAGGAATCAGCTTCAGCTAAATAAGAACGCAAGCAGTCAGTTATCTCCCTAAATTCTTGGCAAGTGCTTGTCAATTAGCTAGCATTGAATGTGGTATTAGTTCCAATAATTTGTGTATTGTTTGAGTTCACTAGGACGAGGAAAGGCATCATTGATTATTCAACACAAAAACCTCATTCTGTTTCCTGAACTTGAATGCTAATACAGAAGCTTGTTGCTTGAGACAAAATCCTCAGGCTTTTTCAGATTGACCATCATGAGATTGGAAACCCTCTGAGATATTCAGTTGCATAGGGAGTTCAAATGTTTCTTGGTCAACCTCTGTGTAGTCGATGTGTTTCATCATGGAGTTTTCTTGATAATCTTGCAATTCGTAATTTTAAACAAATCATTCTCCACAAAAGAATCCATGCATTGCAGATCATTCTTACATGGTTCGATGACTTTCATACCAGAAAATTAGGTGTATGTTTCTTGGCATTATCAGCAATTATGAATACGTCTCCAACACATAGTATCAGTTCTTCTTTCTTGGGTTTAGCAACTCCCTGTGGTTCTGATTCTGACTTCACTTCTGTTGTCATTAATGATTCTTTTGGAGCTTGCTCCTTAATCTCCTCCCCTATTTCTTATGTATTCATATAGACCTCTTTCATTGGGATGCTAGCACCCAAGTACCTCCAGCTACTCATCAAAGGGAATACAAGCTTTTAAATCTTCTAAATTCTAACAACCTTTGGTATTTGTCAATAATTATGGGGGCCTCAATTTGGTACAATAACTCCTGTATAGGATCCATGTCCTCTTCCTTTCATAGACCTTTAAATCTTTGACCGGAAGGCACCCAGAATGTTAGCTTATCTTGCAGGCTTTGCAGGATCactgctttgataccatttgtaatgtccctttttaatATTTCCTTATTTTTACCTTAAACAAATATCCCATACTGACAATTAATTACAAAGAGTAATGAAGAGTTGTTCAACAATTTCCATTTTATGTTCGCTGTTACCAAGGGGTCGATTCAACTTAGAAAGCCCATCAACAAGAGGTAGGCTTATGTTCTTCCAATCTTTTAGTATGTGACAATCTCCAAGATTGCCACTTCAAGTTTGGAAATGAAGGTATCTTAGTTTAATGCCTTTACCTAAAAGATACACCAATCCCCTTCCCTCCATATCTATCAAATAATCATTAAAGAGTTTGGAAATAGAGGAGGCTTAAGATTATTGCCTTGGGTTTTGGGAGTTGCTATTCTTTAAAAAGTTGCAGTAGAATGTCTAAATGATTCTCTAGATGATGAAGTTGGGAACAACTCCATTTCGAGTATTTGACCATGATAGGACAGTGGATGAAGAGATGTTCTGTAGGATCCTTGACTTACAAGCATAAAATGCATCTAAAGGGCCTAAAAAATCCAATCTCATCGATCAATCCCCTATGAATAACTTGTTTGGATGGCTGCCCAAGCGAAAACACTAACCTTGGGTAGGCAATCCTTGTGCCAACATTTGATGGCCAACCAATCCAAATGCACAAGTTGTGTCATCAAAGATGCATAGCCTAACTTTACTAAGTAAGCTCGACGATTTGAACATATCCAATTGATCTCATCTtctaaattgtttataaatatgtTCTTATCTTGTACCATGTTCTTAAGGTGTTCACTTTGCTCCCTGGGTGCAAACATGGCGGCAAAGTCTTTCCATTTACATGCTCTTATACAATTTGTGCCTTCAATGGTGATGTAATCTCGAAACTTGGTGCCCCACATCCTTATTATGTGTCTTTTATATCATTAagatcatttctttcttttttggcATCCTTAACTTCCCAAgtgatgtgatatgtgatgatgtgcttgcatttCACCATGAAATTCCATGTGTGAGACCCTACTAGAACGATAAGGTTtt contains the following coding sequences:
- the LOC131052333 gene encoding uncharacterized protein LOC131052333; this encodes MAETASELRKQILLKHGEQKASTSYDEERSIPVKEQLGENLHDGLSFGQFMLAGSVAGMVEHMAMFPVDTLKTRMQMLASAGGSYHSGVGKSFLSIVRKEGPFGLYRGIGAMGLGAGPAHAVYFSVYEVCKEKLGGNKPGHHPLAHAASGVIATTASDAVLTPMDVVKQRLQLRSSPYRGVMDCITRIFREEGIRAFYVSYRTTVVMNAPFTAVHFATYEAMKKVLSGISPESASEENLLVHIMAGGTAGALASAITTPFDVVKTRLQCQGVCGADKFTSSSIGNVVQTIVSKEGPTALLRGLKPRMLFHAPAAAICWSTYEASKNFLHHWSAHSSS